In Pseudobythopirellula maris, a single window of DNA contains:
- a CDS encoding NfeD family protein — MRLAPLNTKSTPRTARLAWGLTPSLLLALLLWGGLASGRATAQDAAEPPVAGQPATLPARVVRVALPIVGNDDRTLQGRLQRAVTQLTESPSVDGRRPVLVVELRPTEAGEGRGAGTAFERAVSIARFLVSDELAAVRTVAYIPQSLEGHGVLVALACEEIAIDPTAEFGRAGADEDPAKPIEPGVAALYRQISEQRRTAPVALALGMVDPRLEVLRVETEGGVEFVTRAELQTLSEEQTVVDEQVLVPAGSLGVLTGREARELGVARYLAPDRATLARVLGAAEADVSEDLSLVAEWRPVMVDLAGPLTPAVVKRTQTLLGEEIARGSNWIGLRIDSPGGDWRNSLQLARTVADLREAEARVVAYVPNEAGAGAALVALACDQIVMHPGARLTGVARVAEEVPDPAGDENADGGRNLKREAADDEPADAVAANEAAADPPLGRAELESIVTTLRESLAERTGRTWSLLSSVVDPALEVRRYSHNINGAQRDFCPEELAEQPNPDDWRVGEVVTEAGEPLALDAERAERLGVAWAVVDSVDGLARLYGLESAPRTAEPNWALELVEALASPGFAALLLVAAIAGIYLELNTPGLGIGGFISAVAFMLFFWSKFLHGTADWLEALLFIVGLMFILVEIFVLPGFGIFGLGGGAMVIAALVLASQTFILPQTESQLDQLRDSLSVVAGSAVGCLVVGLALRKYLPHSPVFQRLTLAGGEEADRIEQERREAIADYTHLVGQRGEATTSLLPSGKAEIDGELVDVMADGGAIDRGARVEVVKVQGTRVLVRQV; from the coding sequence ATGCGGCTCGCTCCGCTGAACACGAAATCGACCCCGCGCACCGCGCGGCTTGCGTGGGGGCTCACGCCGTCACTGCTGCTGGCGCTGCTCCTCTGGGGTGGGCTCGCCAGCGGCCGCGCGACGGCCCAAGACGCCGCCGAGCCGCCCGTTGCCGGCCAGCCCGCGACTCTGCCGGCCAGGGTCGTGCGGGTGGCGTTGCCGATCGTTGGCAACGACGACCGCACGCTGCAAGGACGCTTGCAGCGTGCCGTGACGCAATTGACCGAATCGCCTAGCGTCGACGGCCGCCGGCCGGTGCTCGTGGTCGAGTTGCGGCCGACCGAGGCGGGCGAGGGCCGCGGCGCCGGCACGGCGTTCGAGCGGGCCGTGTCGATCGCCCGCTTCCTGGTGAGCGACGAGCTCGCCGCCGTACGGACCGTGGCTTACATTCCGCAGTCGCTCGAGGGGCACGGCGTGCTGGTGGCGTTGGCGTGCGAAGAGATCGCGATCGACCCGACCGCCGAGTTCGGCCGCGCGGGCGCCGACGAAGATCCGGCCAAACCGATCGAGCCGGGCGTCGCGGCTCTCTACCGCCAGATATCCGAGCAACGACGCACTGCGCCGGTGGCCCTGGCGCTCGGCATGGTCGACCCGCGGCTCGAGGTGCTGCGTGTCGAGACCGAGGGGGGAGTGGAGTTTGTCACGCGCGCCGAACTCCAGACGCTGAGCGAAGAGCAAACCGTGGTCGACGAGCAGGTGCTCGTCCCCGCCGGTTCGTTGGGCGTGCTCACGGGTCGCGAGGCCCGCGAGCTCGGCGTGGCGCGCTACCTGGCGCCCGATCGGGCGACCTTGGCCCGCGTGCTCGGCGCCGCCGAGGCGGACGTCAGCGAGGACCTCTCGCTGGTCGCCGAGTGGCGACCGGTGATGGTCGACCTCGCCGGCCCGCTCACCCCCGCCGTGGTCAAACGCACCCAAACGTTGCTCGGCGAGGAGATTGCCCGCGGCTCGAACTGGATCGGCTTGCGGATCGACAGCCCCGGCGGCGACTGGCGGAACTCGCTGCAACTCGCCCGGACGGTCGCCGACCTGCGTGAGGCGGAGGCGCGTGTCGTGGCCTACGTTCCCAACGAGGCGGGCGCGGGCGCCGCGCTCGTTGCGCTCGCTTGCGATCAGATTGTCATGCACCCCGGCGCCCGGCTGACAGGGGTGGCCCGGGTGGCCGAAGAGGTCCCCGATCCCGCCGGCGACGAGAACGCCGACGGCGGCCGCAATCTCAAACGCGAAGCGGCGGACGATGAGCCCGCCGACGCCGTCGCCGCCAACGAGGCGGCCGCCGACCCGCCGCTGGGCCGTGCCGAACTCGAGTCGATCGTCACGACGCTCCGCGAGTCGCTCGCCGAGCGGACCGGCCGCACCTGGTCGTTGCTCTCCTCCGTGGTCGATCCCGCGCTGGAGGTGCGGCGTTACAGCCACAACATCAATGGGGCTCAGCGGGACTTTTGTCCCGAGGAGCTCGCCGAGCAGCCCAACCCCGACGACTGGCGGGTCGGCGAGGTGGTCACCGAGGCGGGCGAGCCGCTCGCGCTCGACGCCGAACGGGCCGAGCGGCTCGGCGTCGCCTGGGCGGTGGTCGACAGCGTCGACGGCCTCGCGCGGCTCTACGGCCTCGAGTCGGCGCCCCGCACCGCCGAGCCCAACTGGGCGCTCGAACTGGTCGAGGCGCTCGCGTCGCCCGGCTTCGCCGCGTTGCTGCTGGTGGCCGCGATCGCCGGGATCTACCTGGAGCTCAACACGCCCGGCCTCGGCATCGGCGGGTTTATCTCCGCCGTCGCCTTCATGCTGTTCTTTTGGAGCAAGTTTCTGCACGGCACGGCCGACTGGCTCGAGGCGTTGCTGTTTATCGTTGGTCTGATGTTCATCCTGGTCGAGATCTTCGTGCTGCCGGGGTTTGGCATTTTTGGGCTGGGGGGCGGGGCGATGGTGATCGCCGCCTTGGTGCTGGCGAGCCAAACGTTCATTTTGCCGCAAACCGAATCGCAGCTCGATCAGCTGCGTGATTCGCTCAGCGTGGTGGCCGGCTCGGCGGTCGGCTGCCTGGTGGTGGGGCTCGCGCTGCGCAAGTACCTGCCCCACTCGCCGGTGTTCCAGAGGCTCACCCTCGCCGGCGGCGAAGAGGCCGACCGCATCGAGCAAGAACGCCGCGAAGCGATCGCCGACTACACCCACCTCGTCGGCCAACGGGGCGAAGCGACCACCTCCTTGTTGCCCTCCGGCAAGGCGGAGATCGACGGCGAACTGGTCGACGTGATGGCCGACGGCGGAGCGATCGACCGCGGCGCGCGGGTCGAGGTCGTGAAGGTTCAGGGGACGCGGGTGCTGGTGCGGCAGGTGTGA